A single region of the Paraburkholderia sp. SOS3 genome encodes:
- a CDS encoding PAAR domain-containing protein has protein sequence MTLRHDICDGDTTTAGGRVSATSERDMLQNRAVAYEGDPVHCPACNSTGRIVCAGDGARDQGPDGRKSALSGDWCVCNCAGHPRLIASQDRSGPRA, from the coding sequence ATGACCCTGCGCCACGACATCTGCGACGGCGACACCACCACAGCCGGCGGCCGCGTATCGGCCACTTCTGAACGCGACATGCTGCAGAACCGCGCCGTCGCTTACGAAGGCGACCCGGTCCACTGCCCGGCATGCAATAGCACAGGTCGCATCGTGTGCGCCGGAGATGGCGCGCGAGATCAAGGTCCGGACGGCCGGAAGTCCGCGCTTAGCGGCGACTGGTGCGTATGCAATTGCGCCGGGCATCCGCGTTTGATCGCCTCGCAAGATCGCTCCGGGCCTCGCGCATAA